The Drosophila bipectinata strain 14024-0381.07 chromosome 2L, DbipHiC1v2, whole genome shotgun sequence genome has a segment encoding these proteins:
- the LOC108126019 gene encoding apoptosis-resistant E3 ubiquitin protein ligase 1 isoform X3: protein MGQLQCTPQDAALRPDLILIRSYVTYRGFQSDDITNYEIEMIISNIRVGGVLKSTKGKTLPLVEMKLCFGEKMGISSLSSCGDPERLPELPPLDEQRLQRAALHLQQKLILREWLREHRLQHHYQRLLAVEVASLEDVYWLEDSRASKILGKDWQLWSSARQNLPTSKAQLDALKAQLWSTVVKSSQHQDAWTWGGMLVVSVSVAGLVTLAAMTQPALAPEARHSLLQYVTGKYLLPANCKVQWDWKDPACVGGTMCFVVRFFQRNGQPYPICDTDQFFVEVTEGTRKVVTISELGSSTDPNNANIAKVKFTVRTAGQYKISVLIGVSHIAGSPFLRSFLPGAIDARRSRFIRPASTVICCAGSPTLMHIEPRDEFGNSCLFDQNQSDEALQGYQVAVYDLHGVAVEKLQHAITFAYDKVNSRVSVTALFPEPTCLRAVISYREQQLPNGDFDIIVLSSSDTTLVHKNIASRKHNICYEAKLLSIFGVAKSKPRKVLCYVGPKQVTIKEMILKFIPKRIATFRLCPSTKFHFLPQLVSQLHGPVFIIDDGAQPKIELASKDRNIIAATFTHFLLKNIGGSETFKDKQDFFYHEVRKFHASYYHEKMALKVQRDKILESSMKATKGFSVSDWCGNFEVTFQGEQGIDWGGLRREWFELVCSSLFDARGGLFCTFHDKHQALVHPNPTRPAHLKLKHFEFAGKMVGKCLFESALGGSYRQLVRARFSRSFLAQLIGLRVHYKYFEQDDPDLYLSKIKYILDTDLDATDTLELYFVEELYDASSGQLSKTIELIPNGARTRVTNASKNQYLDALAQQRLCNSVKDEVDSFLKGLNSIIPDNLLSIFDENELELLMCGTGEYSISDFKSHHIANGNSAEFRRVLAWFWAGVSNFSQTEMARLLQFTTGCSQLPPGGFQELNPQFQITAAPTFGNLPTAHTCFNQLCLPDYESYEQFEKSLLLAISEGSEGFGMV from the exons ATGGGTCAGCTGCAATGCACACCTCAAGATGCCGCACTGAGACCGGACCTGATCCTGATCCGCAGCTATGTCACCTATCGGGGCTTCCAATCCGATGATATCACCAACTATGAAATCGAAATGATCATATCAAATATCAGAGTTGGTGGTGTTCTGAAGTCAACAAAGGGGAAGACTCTTCCCTTGGTGGAGATGAAGTTGTGTTTTGGTGAGAAAATGG GCATCTCGTCCCTGTCAAGCTGCGGCGATCCTGAGCGCCTGCCAGAGCTGCCACCATTGGACGAGCAGCGACTGCAACGTGCTGCACTGCATCTGCAGCAGAAGCTGATCCTGCGCGAGTGGCTGCGCGAGCACCGGCTGCAGCATCACTACCAACGACTCTTGGCCGTGGAGGTGGCCTCCCTGGAGGACGTCTACTGGCTGGAGGACTCGCGGGCCAGCAAGATCCTCGGCAAGGACTGGCAACTGTGGTCCAGTGCCCGGCAGAACCTGCCCACGTCCAAGGCCCAGTTGGACGCCTTGAAGGCACAGCTCTGGTCGACGGTGGTCAAGAGCAGCCAGCACCAGGACGCCTGGACATGGGGTGGCATGCTGGTGGTCTCCGTTTCTGTTGCAGGCCTGGTCACCTTGGCTGCCATGACGCAGCCAGCTCTTGCCCCAGAGGCGCGGCACTCCCTACTGCAGTATGTGACCGGGAAGTATCTGCTGCCCGCCAATTGCAAGGTCCAGTGGGACTGGAAGGATCCGGCCTGCGTGGGCGGCACCATGTGCTTCGTGGTCCGCTTCTTCCAGCGCAACGGCCAGCCCTACCCCATCTGTGATACGGATCAGTTCTTCGTGGAGGTCACCGAGGGCACCCGCAAGGTGGTGACCATCAGCGAGCTGGGCTCCTCCACCGATCCCAACAACGCCAACATTGCCAAGGTGAAATTCACTGTCCGCACGGCTGGTCAGTACAAGATCTCGGTGCTGATCGGAGTCAGTCACATCGCCGGCTCACCCTTTCTGCGATCTTTCCTGCCCGGCGCCATCGACGCCCGGCGATCGCGATTTATTCGCCCGGCCAGCACGGTCATCTGCTGTGCCGGATCCCCGACCCTGATGCACATCGAGCCGCGGGATGAGTTCGGAAACTCCTGTCTCTTCGATCAGAACCAATCGGATGAGGCTCTACAG GGCTACCAAGTGGCCGTCTATGACCTCCACGGAGTGGCGGTGGAGAAGCTGCAGCATGCCATTACCTTTGCCTACGACAAGGTCAACTCCCGGGTGTCGGTCACAGCCCTGTTTCCGGAACCAACGTGCCTCCGGGCGGTGATCAGTTACCGGGAACAGCAGCTGCCAAACGGAGACTTCGACATCATTGTACTAAGTA GCAGCGACACCACCTTGGTGCACAAGAACATCGCCTCGAGGAAGCACAATATCTGCTATGAGGCCAAGTTGCTGAGCATCTTCGGAGTGGCCAAGAGCAAGCCAAGGAAGGTGCTCTGCTATGTGGGACCCAAGCAG GTGACCATTAAGGAGATGATACTCAAATTCATTCCAAAGAGGATCGCCACCTTCCGGCTGTGTCCCTCGACCAAGTTCCACTTTCtgccgcagctggtctcccaGTTGCACGGTCCAGTATTCATCATCGATGATGGGGCCCAGCCCAAGATCGAGCTGGCCTCAAAGGATCGGAATATTATTGCGGCCACCTTCACACATTTTCTGCTGAAGAACATCGGCGGCTCAGAGACGTTCAAGGATAAGCAGGACTTTTTCTACCACGAGGTGCGAAAGTTTCATGCCAGTTACTACCACGAGAAGATGGCCTTGAAGGTGCAGCGGGATAAAATCCTGGAGAGCAGCATGAAGGCCACCAAGGGCTTCTCGGTGTCTGACTGGTGCGGCAACTTCGAGGTGACCTTCCAGGGCGAGCAGGGCATTGACTGGGGCGGCCTCCGCCGGGAGTGGTTCGAACTGGTGTGCAGTTCCTTATTCGACGCCCGCGGCGGTCTCTTCTGCACCTTCCACGATAAGCACCAGGCGCTGGTCCATCCGAATCCAACGCGACCGGCTCATCTCAAACTAAAGCACTTTGAATTCGCCGGCAAGATGGTGGGCAAGTGCCTCTTCGAGAGTGCTCTGGGAGGAAGCTATCGCCAGCTGGTGAGGGCACGATTCAGTCGCTCCTTTCTGGCTCAGTTGATCGGGTTGAGGGTGCACTATAAG TACTTTGAACAAGATGACCCGGATTTGTATCTGTCAAAGATCAAGTACATTCTGGACACAGACCTGGACGCCACGGACACCCTGGAGCTGTACTTCGTGGAGGAGTTGTACGATGCCAGCAGCGGGCAGCTGAGCAAGACCATTGAACTGATCCCGAATGGGGCCAGGACTCGGGTGACGAATGCCAGCAAGAACCAGTATCTGGACGCTTTGGCCCAACAGCGACTCTGCAACAGTGTGAAGGATGAGGTGGACAGTTTTCTTAAGGGCCTGAACTCCATTATACCTGATAATCTACTCAGCATTTTCGATGAGAACGAACTGGAG CTGCTCATGTGCGGCACCGGGGAGTACTCCATCAGTGACTTTAAGTCGCACCACATTGCCAACGGCAACTCGGCCGAATTCCGACGGGTTCTGGCCTGGTTCTGGGCCGGAGTGAGCAACTTTAGCCAGACGGAGATGGCCCGACTGCTGCAATTCACAACGGGCTGCTCTCAATTGCCGCCCGGTGGCTTCCAGGAGCTGAATCCGCAGTTTCAGATCACGGCGGCGCCCACATTTGGCAACCTGCCCACGGCGCACACCTG CTTCAACCAGCTGTGCCTGCCGGACTACGAGAGCTACGAGCAGTTCGAGAAGTCGCTGCTGCTGGCCATCAGCGAGGGCAGCGAGGGATTCGGGATGGTCTAG
- the LOC108126019 gene encoding apoptosis-resistant E3 ubiquitin protein ligase 1 isoform X2 yields MGQLQCTPQDAALRPDLILIRSYVTYRGFQSDDITNYEIEMIISNIRVGGVLKSTKGKTLPLVEMKLCFGISSLSSCGDPERLPELPPLDEQRLQRAALHLQQKLILREWLREHRLQHHYQRLLAVEVASLEDVYWLEDSRASKILGKDWQLWSSARQNLPTSKAQLDALKAQLWSTVVKSSQHQDAWTWGGMLVVSVSVAGLVTLAAMTQPALAPEARHSLLQYVTGKYLLPANCKVQWDWKDPACVGGTMCFVVRFFQRNGQPYPICDTDQFFVEVTEGTRKVVTISELGSSTDPNNANIAKVKFTVRTAGQYKISVLIGVSHIAGSPFLRSFLPGAIDARRSRFIRPASTVICCAGSPTLMHIEPRDEFGNSCLFDQNQSDEALQGYQVAVYDLHGVAVEKLQHAITFAYDKVNSRVSVTALFPEPTCLRAVISYREQQLPNGDFDIIVLSSSDTTLVHKNIASRKHNICYEAKLLSIFGVAKSKPRKVLCYVGPKQNSLIFQVTIKEMILKFIPKRIATFRLCPSTKFHFLPQLVSQLHGPVFIIDDGAQPKIELASKDRNIIAATFTHFLLKNIGGSETFKDKQDFFYHEVRKFHASYYHEKMALKVQRDKILESSMKATKGFSVSDWCGNFEVTFQGEQGIDWGGLRREWFELVCSSLFDARGGLFCTFHDKHQALVHPNPTRPAHLKLKHFEFAGKMVGKCLFESALGGSYRQLVRARFSRSFLAQLIGLRVHYKYFEQDDPDLYLSKIKYILDTDLDATDTLELYFVEELYDASSGQLSKTIELIPNGARTRVTNASKNQYLDALAQQRLCNSVKDEVDSFLKGLNSIIPDNLLSIFDENELELLMCGTGEYSISDFKSHHIANGNSAEFRRVLAWFWAGVSNFSQTEMARLLQFTTGCSQLPPGGFQELNPQFQITAAPTFGNLPTAHTCFNQLCLPDYESYEQFEKSLLLAISEGSEGFGMV; encoded by the exons ATGGGTCAGCTGCAATGCACACCTCAAGATGCCGCACTGAGACCGGACCTGATCCTGATCCGCAGCTATGTCACCTATCGGGGCTTCCAATCCGATGATATCACCAACTATGAAATCGAAATGATCATATCAAATATCAGAGTTGGTGGTGTTCTGAAGTCAACAAAGGGGAAGACTCTTCCCTTGGTGGAGATGAAGTTGTGTTTTG GCATCTCGTCCCTGTCAAGCTGCGGCGATCCTGAGCGCCTGCCAGAGCTGCCACCATTGGACGAGCAGCGACTGCAACGTGCTGCACTGCATCTGCAGCAGAAGCTGATCCTGCGCGAGTGGCTGCGCGAGCACCGGCTGCAGCATCACTACCAACGACTCTTGGCCGTGGAGGTGGCCTCCCTGGAGGACGTCTACTGGCTGGAGGACTCGCGGGCCAGCAAGATCCTCGGCAAGGACTGGCAACTGTGGTCCAGTGCCCGGCAGAACCTGCCCACGTCCAAGGCCCAGTTGGACGCCTTGAAGGCACAGCTCTGGTCGACGGTGGTCAAGAGCAGCCAGCACCAGGACGCCTGGACATGGGGTGGCATGCTGGTGGTCTCCGTTTCTGTTGCAGGCCTGGTCACCTTGGCTGCCATGACGCAGCCAGCTCTTGCCCCAGAGGCGCGGCACTCCCTACTGCAGTATGTGACCGGGAAGTATCTGCTGCCCGCCAATTGCAAGGTCCAGTGGGACTGGAAGGATCCGGCCTGCGTGGGCGGCACCATGTGCTTCGTGGTCCGCTTCTTCCAGCGCAACGGCCAGCCCTACCCCATCTGTGATACGGATCAGTTCTTCGTGGAGGTCACCGAGGGCACCCGCAAGGTGGTGACCATCAGCGAGCTGGGCTCCTCCACCGATCCCAACAACGCCAACATTGCCAAGGTGAAATTCACTGTCCGCACGGCTGGTCAGTACAAGATCTCGGTGCTGATCGGAGTCAGTCACATCGCCGGCTCACCCTTTCTGCGATCTTTCCTGCCCGGCGCCATCGACGCCCGGCGATCGCGATTTATTCGCCCGGCCAGCACGGTCATCTGCTGTGCCGGATCCCCGACCCTGATGCACATCGAGCCGCGGGATGAGTTCGGAAACTCCTGTCTCTTCGATCAGAACCAATCGGATGAGGCTCTACAG GGCTACCAAGTGGCCGTCTATGACCTCCACGGAGTGGCGGTGGAGAAGCTGCAGCATGCCATTACCTTTGCCTACGACAAGGTCAACTCCCGGGTGTCGGTCACAGCCCTGTTTCCGGAACCAACGTGCCTCCGGGCGGTGATCAGTTACCGGGAACAGCAGCTGCCAAACGGAGACTTCGACATCATTGTACTAAGTA GCAGCGACACCACCTTGGTGCACAAGAACATCGCCTCGAGGAAGCACAATATCTGCTATGAGGCCAAGTTGCTGAGCATCTTCGGAGTGGCCAAGAGCAAGCCAAGGAAGGTGCTCTGCTATGTGGGACCCAAGCAG AACTCTCTGATCTTCCAGGTGACCATTAAGGAGATGATACTCAAATTCATTCCAAAGAGGATCGCCACCTTCCGGCTGTGTCCCTCGACCAAGTTCCACTTTCtgccgcagctggtctcccaGTTGCACGGTCCAGTATTCATCATCGATGATGGGGCCCAGCCCAAGATCGAGCTGGCCTCAAAGGATCGGAATATTATTGCGGCCACCTTCACACATTTTCTGCTGAAGAACATCGGCGGCTCAGAGACGTTCAAGGATAAGCAGGACTTTTTCTACCACGAGGTGCGAAAGTTTCATGCCAGTTACTACCACGAGAAGATGGCCTTGAAGGTGCAGCGGGATAAAATCCTGGAGAGCAGCATGAAGGCCACCAAGGGCTTCTCGGTGTCTGACTGGTGCGGCAACTTCGAGGTGACCTTCCAGGGCGAGCAGGGCATTGACTGGGGCGGCCTCCGCCGGGAGTGGTTCGAACTGGTGTGCAGTTCCTTATTCGACGCCCGCGGCGGTCTCTTCTGCACCTTCCACGATAAGCACCAGGCGCTGGTCCATCCGAATCCAACGCGACCGGCTCATCTCAAACTAAAGCACTTTGAATTCGCCGGCAAGATGGTGGGCAAGTGCCTCTTCGAGAGTGCTCTGGGAGGAAGCTATCGCCAGCTGGTGAGGGCACGATTCAGTCGCTCCTTTCTGGCTCAGTTGATCGGGTTGAGGGTGCACTATAAG TACTTTGAACAAGATGACCCGGATTTGTATCTGTCAAAGATCAAGTACATTCTGGACACAGACCTGGACGCCACGGACACCCTGGAGCTGTACTTCGTGGAGGAGTTGTACGATGCCAGCAGCGGGCAGCTGAGCAAGACCATTGAACTGATCCCGAATGGGGCCAGGACTCGGGTGACGAATGCCAGCAAGAACCAGTATCTGGACGCTTTGGCCCAACAGCGACTCTGCAACAGTGTGAAGGATGAGGTGGACAGTTTTCTTAAGGGCCTGAACTCCATTATACCTGATAATCTACTCAGCATTTTCGATGAGAACGAACTGGAG CTGCTCATGTGCGGCACCGGGGAGTACTCCATCAGTGACTTTAAGTCGCACCACATTGCCAACGGCAACTCGGCCGAATTCCGACGGGTTCTGGCCTGGTTCTGGGCCGGAGTGAGCAACTTTAGCCAGACGGAGATGGCCCGACTGCTGCAATTCACAACGGGCTGCTCTCAATTGCCGCCCGGTGGCTTCCAGGAGCTGAATCCGCAGTTTCAGATCACGGCGGCGCCCACATTTGGCAACCTGCCCACGGCGCACACCTG CTTCAACCAGCTGTGCCTGCCGGACTACGAGAGCTACGAGCAGTTCGAGAAGTCGCTGCTGCTGGCCATCAGCGAGGGCAGCGAGGGATTCGGGATGGTCTAG
- the LOC108126019 gene encoding apoptosis-resistant E3 ubiquitin protein ligase 1 isoform X1 → MGQLQCTPQDAALRPDLILIRSYVTYRGFQSDDITNYEIEMIISNIRVGGVLKSTKGKTLPLVEMKLCFGEKMGISSLSSCGDPERLPELPPLDEQRLQRAALHLQQKLILREWLREHRLQHHYQRLLAVEVASLEDVYWLEDSRASKILGKDWQLWSSARQNLPTSKAQLDALKAQLWSTVVKSSQHQDAWTWGGMLVVSVSVAGLVTLAAMTQPALAPEARHSLLQYVTGKYLLPANCKVQWDWKDPACVGGTMCFVVRFFQRNGQPYPICDTDQFFVEVTEGTRKVVTISELGSSTDPNNANIAKVKFTVRTAGQYKISVLIGVSHIAGSPFLRSFLPGAIDARRSRFIRPASTVICCAGSPTLMHIEPRDEFGNSCLFDQNQSDEALQGYQVAVYDLHGVAVEKLQHAITFAYDKVNSRVSVTALFPEPTCLRAVISYREQQLPNGDFDIIVLSSSDTTLVHKNIASRKHNICYEAKLLSIFGVAKSKPRKVLCYVGPKQNSLIFQVTIKEMILKFIPKRIATFRLCPSTKFHFLPQLVSQLHGPVFIIDDGAQPKIELASKDRNIIAATFTHFLLKNIGGSETFKDKQDFFYHEVRKFHASYYHEKMALKVQRDKILESSMKATKGFSVSDWCGNFEVTFQGEQGIDWGGLRREWFELVCSSLFDARGGLFCTFHDKHQALVHPNPTRPAHLKLKHFEFAGKMVGKCLFESALGGSYRQLVRARFSRSFLAQLIGLRVHYKYFEQDDPDLYLSKIKYILDTDLDATDTLELYFVEELYDASSGQLSKTIELIPNGARTRVTNASKNQYLDALAQQRLCNSVKDEVDSFLKGLNSIIPDNLLSIFDENELELLMCGTGEYSISDFKSHHIANGNSAEFRRVLAWFWAGVSNFSQTEMARLLQFTTGCSQLPPGGFQELNPQFQITAAPTFGNLPTAHTCFNQLCLPDYESYEQFEKSLLLAISEGSEGFGMV, encoded by the exons ATGGGTCAGCTGCAATGCACACCTCAAGATGCCGCACTGAGACCGGACCTGATCCTGATCCGCAGCTATGTCACCTATCGGGGCTTCCAATCCGATGATATCACCAACTATGAAATCGAAATGATCATATCAAATATCAGAGTTGGTGGTGTTCTGAAGTCAACAAAGGGGAAGACTCTTCCCTTGGTGGAGATGAAGTTGTGTTTTGGTGAGAAAATGG GCATCTCGTCCCTGTCAAGCTGCGGCGATCCTGAGCGCCTGCCAGAGCTGCCACCATTGGACGAGCAGCGACTGCAACGTGCTGCACTGCATCTGCAGCAGAAGCTGATCCTGCGCGAGTGGCTGCGCGAGCACCGGCTGCAGCATCACTACCAACGACTCTTGGCCGTGGAGGTGGCCTCCCTGGAGGACGTCTACTGGCTGGAGGACTCGCGGGCCAGCAAGATCCTCGGCAAGGACTGGCAACTGTGGTCCAGTGCCCGGCAGAACCTGCCCACGTCCAAGGCCCAGTTGGACGCCTTGAAGGCACAGCTCTGGTCGACGGTGGTCAAGAGCAGCCAGCACCAGGACGCCTGGACATGGGGTGGCATGCTGGTGGTCTCCGTTTCTGTTGCAGGCCTGGTCACCTTGGCTGCCATGACGCAGCCAGCTCTTGCCCCAGAGGCGCGGCACTCCCTACTGCAGTATGTGACCGGGAAGTATCTGCTGCCCGCCAATTGCAAGGTCCAGTGGGACTGGAAGGATCCGGCCTGCGTGGGCGGCACCATGTGCTTCGTGGTCCGCTTCTTCCAGCGCAACGGCCAGCCCTACCCCATCTGTGATACGGATCAGTTCTTCGTGGAGGTCACCGAGGGCACCCGCAAGGTGGTGACCATCAGCGAGCTGGGCTCCTCCACCGATCCCAACAACGCCAACATTGCCAAGGTGAAATTCACTGTCCGCACGGCTGGTCAGTACAAGATCTCGGTGCTGATCGGAGTCAGTCACATCGCCGGCTCACCCTTTCTGCGATCTTTCCTGCCCGGCGCCATCGACGCCCGGCGATCGCGATTTATTCGCCCGGCCAGCACGGTCATCTGCTGTGCCGGATCCCCGACCCTGATGCACATCGAGCCGCGGGATGAGTTCGGAAACTCCTGTCTCTTCGATCAGAACCAATCGGATGAGGCTCTACAG GGCTACCAAGTGGCCGTCTATGACCTCCACGGAGTGGCGGTGGAGAAGCTGCAGCATGCCATTACCTTTGCCTACGACAAGGTCAACTCCCGGGTGTCGGTCACAGCCCTGTTTCCGGAACCAACGTGCCTCCGGGCGGTGATCAGTTACCGGGAACAGCAGCTGCCAAACGGAGACTTCGACATCATTGTACTAAGTA GCAGCGACACCACCTTGGTGCACAAGAACATCGCCTCGAGGAAGCACAATATCTGCTATGAGGCCAAGTTGCTGAGCATCTTCGGAGTGGCCAAGAGCAAGCCAAGGAAGGTGCTCTGCTATGTGGGACCCAAGCAG AACTCTCTGATCTTCCAGGTGACCATTAAGGAGATGATACTCAAATTCATTCCAAAGAGGATCGCCACCTTCCGGCTGTGTCCCTCGACCAAGTTCCACTTTCtgccgcagctggtctcccaGTTGCACGGTCCAGTATTCATCATCGATGATGGGGCCCAGCCCAAGATCGAGCTGGCCTCAAAGGATCGGAATATTATTGCGGCCACCTTCACACATTTTCTGCTGAAGAACATCGGCGGCTCAGAGACGTTCAAGGATAAGCAGGACTTTTTCTACCACGAGGTGCGAAAGTTTCATGCCAGTTACTACCACGAGAAGATGGCCTTGAAGGTGCAGCGGGATAAAATCCTGGAGAGCAGCATGAAGGCCACCAAGGGCTTCTCGGTGTCTGACTGGTGCGGCAACTTCGAGGTGACCTTCCAGGGCGAGCAGGGCATTGACTGGGGCGGCCTCCGCCGGGAGTGGTTCGAACTGGTGTGCAGTTCCTTATTCGACGCCCGCGGCGGTCTCTTCTGCACCTTCCACGATAAGCACCAGGCGCTGGTCCATCCGAATCCAACGCGACCGGCTCATCTCAAACTAAAGCACTTTGAATTCGCCGGCAAGATGGTGGGCAAGTGCCTCTTCGAGAGTGCTCTGGGAGGAAGCTATCGCCAGCTGGTGAGGGCACGATTCAGTCGCTCCTTTCTGGCTCAGTTGATCGGGTTGAGGGTGCACTATAAG TACTTTGAACAAGATGACCCGGATTTGTATCTGTCAAAGATCAAGTACATTCTGGACACAGACCTGGACGCCACGGACACCCTGGAGCTGTACTTCGTGGAGGAGTTGTACGATGCCAGCAGCGGGCAGCTGAGCAAGACCATTGAACTGATCCCGAATGGGGCCAGGACTCGGGTGACGAATGCCAGCAAGAACCAGTATCTGGACGCTTTGGCCCAACAGCGACTCTGCAACAGTGTGAAGGATGAGGTGGACAGTTTTCTTAAGGGCCTGAACTCCATTATACCTGATAATCTACTCAGCATTTTCGATGAGAACGAACTGGAG CTGCTCATGTGCGGCACCGGGGAGTACTCCATCAGTGACTTTAAGTCGCACCACATTGCCAACGGCAACTCGGCCGAATTCCGACGGGTTCTGGCCTGGTTCTGGGCCGGAGTGAGCAACTTTAGCCAGACGGAGATGGCCCGACTGCTGCAATTCACAACGGGCTGCTCTCAATTGCCGCCCGGTGGCTTCCAGGAGCTGAATCCGCAGTTTCAGATCACGGCGGCGCCCACATTTGGCAACCTGCCCACGGCGCACACCTG CTTCAACCAGCTGTGCCTGCCGGACTACGAGAGCTACGAGCAGTTCGAGAAGTCGCTGCTGCTGGCCATCAGCGAGGGCAGCGAGGGATTCGGGATGGTCTAG